TTAATAAAGTGCTTGATCACAACACCTCCGGTGGACCGAACACAAAGCCGAGAGTCTTAGAAAAAAACACTTGTTTATGTGTCCCAACACATCTAATAGAGTCATAATCGTGATCAGTAGGAGCAACTCTCGTGttccgcatcccaaatggcaccccattccctacatagcgcactactttagaACCCTTTGGatcctggtcaaaattagtgcactaaataggaaatagAATGCCATTTGAGACGCGTCACACAGTCTGTAGAGAACATGAGTGGGCAGGCGAGGTTAGTGAGCACGGTGGATGGATGGAATTTACATAAATACTGAATGCCTCcagaatggaaccctattccttataatGCAGTGCTTCAACCAGAACCAGAACCGTACGGCTCTGGCcaacagtagtgcactttataggcaATAGAGTTCTATTTGGGACGTGACCACTGTTCTCCTGTACCTGGTGTGTCATATAGGCTTTTTTCCCCCTTtttaaaacaacaaaacagaaaagctaaaaatatattttttaaacagaaaCTGTATCtcaaatggaactctattcctatgtagtgcactacttttgaccagagccggtgccatttggaacgtagcCGATAACTGTTCACTGAGCGAGCTTGacgttcatcatcatcatcggggATATATTCCAGTCTGCATGGGTTAAGAAGGGCCAGGCAATGTCTTTGTTACCCATCTCTGAATCTCGTGTAGTCAATCCTGGAATGACATTTCTTGTGAGCACTGATCTCAAGTCAGTTTTTCCCTTTTCCTCTCAATGACCAAAGTGTATAAAAAGTTAGtgtgaactgatcctagatctgtggctaGGGGTAAATGCCTTGTTGCAGTGCTTTGTACAGTCaatggtgaggtgaggtgaggtagaGGCATTGATGGGGTTATGAGTGACATTGGAAACATTCCGGAGCATTCCGGCACCATAATATGCCATGTTGCCATGGAGACCGGTTCCAAGGTTCCCCTCTCACCACAGCTGTCTCCCTGTGTAGTTCACCGGAGCGGTAGGCATCTGTTACAGACAGACaagtggttagggtgtgtgtgtgtgtgtgcaaatcaaatcaaatgttatttgtcacatgcgtccgaatacaacaagtgtagactttaccatgcaATGTTTACTATATGAACCCTTtctcaacaatgcagttaaaaagtaagaacattTGCAAatagataaaaataaaatattaagacaataaaataacagtaacgatgttctatacaggctatatacaatgagtaccggtacagagtcagtgtactGGGGTAAGAGGTAGTTGAGTTAATATGTAATAATATTATataatattataaactgggtggtttgagccctgaatgctgattggctgacagccaggGTATattagaccgtataccacgggtatgacaaaacatgtatttttactgctctaattaggttggtaaccagtttataatagcaataaggcaccttgggggtttgtggtatatggccaatattccaCGGCTAAGGTCTGTATCCAGGCACTACACGTTGCGCTGttcctaagaacagcccttagccgtcgtatattggccatataccacaccccctcgggtcttattgcttaaatataataTGAACATGGGtgttgtgcgtttgtgtgtgtgagataagACACACTAACCGTTCCTCCGTTCATCACCAGGGCCATCTCAGTGGGCTGGTACATGTGGCCTCTGAAGGGGATCCCAGGACGCATCCCCCCATGTCCGTTATGGTACGACCCACCTCTCAGTGCTGAGACTCGACCCAGGGAGAGAGCAAACACAAATCAAGTGGATGCTACTAGTTAATCGTTAGTTCATTTTTTTTCTGTAGACAATCCTTCTATTTCGACTTAAATCTTTTGCATATACACAAACATTTGCATAAACCCACACATAGCCTTTCacacaaccaacacacacacacacacacacacagtgtacctGCGCTGTGTTCCTCGATAGAGTAGGTCTGGTTATCTGCGTAGGgcctgtgtgtgagggtgtgtgtaggtAATGGCACCTCCTGTTGGAAGCAGGGCTGCTGGGGCTGGCTGGTGTCAAAGTAGTCCTGCTGGATGGGGACCGGCGGGTCTCTCAGACACAGGTGGGCTTCTGGGATAGCGTGAAATAATAGGAGGATCCAACCTTGCGCCACCAAGGCAACTGCCAACGCCGGCTCATCCCAGTCCAGTCGCCGCCCTTCCCCACCACCCGTCCGCGCCCCCCTCAACACCATGTCGCCATAGAGATAGAGCACAAGCCAGGAAACCCATAGCAACAAGGATGCCAGGCAGGACAGGAAGAGCCAGACGGCATTGCACTTCCAACGCCGCTCGCACCCTCCGTCACTCCCCTCCTCTGCctcgtcctctcccccttcccctccacACAGCACCACAGCCAGGGAGAGGCCAAGCGCCATCAGGAGCAGCCCCAGGGCGTAGCTGCAAACCAGGGCAAAGTCTAACGGTGGGTAGTCGCAGGCCCCGTGGCCCTCCCTCACCACTGTCAGCAGCAGCCACTCTCCAGAGATGATCCCCTGGACCAGGGCCAGGGCCATGCCAAGCCCAGCCAGGGAGCTCCCTTTGGGGCTAGACTTTCCAGACACCAGCCTCTTCAACCGCACCGCCTGGGCCAGGAGGCAGGAGAAGCATAGGGCGAACAGGGGGCCCCAGAGGACCCGGCGGACCACACACAGGGCCTCGTTACGCCCCACCAGGAAGAccagggacagggagaacagaacCAAGAGGGAGGCcagcaggaggagaagaggacccAGGCCGGAGCGCCGATCTGGGTCAAGGATGGAGTGGCGCTTGGCTAGGAGAACCAcggagaggaccagggaggtgaTGGCTCCACCACAGGCCACGGCCTCCAACACCACCCCCCACACAGACTCCAGGTCGCACAACGTCCGGTAGAGGGGGTCCACGTTTACACCGCAAcccagaggagggggaggggccaGGCCGGGGTCGATGATGTCATCCTGGGAGTGGCCGCAGCCaatcagagagaggagaaagagaaggacggGACTGAGGGCCatctgagatagagagagagaaatgaagaagaggaagaagagggagggagagagagagaaatgaagaagaggaagaagagggagggagagagagagaaatgaagaagaggaagaagagggagggagagagagagaaatgaagaagaggaagaagagggagggagagagagagaagcaaaaCGTTGTTACTGAATCATGTCAACAACACAGCACCAAAATGGCCTGTCTCTTGCTATCACTTGTTTAGTCACTGGTTTAGTCAGTGTATCATTCAGACCACAAGAGACTGTGGAAGGAGTTTCTGCTAGAGGGAACTAACTGTTCCTGGTACGTCTTTCATTTCACAAATGTATCATTATTATGTCATGTCCTTTCTCTATCTCTAACTGCTTGGaagctcacgcacacacacacacacacacacacacacacacacacacacacacacacacacacacacacacacacacacacacacacactgaaatgcacacacacacacacacacacacacacacacacacacacacacacacacacacacacacacacacacacacacacacacacacacacacacacacacacacacacacagcatggccCTCAGCAGCCCACTCAGCCTGTGCCAGCCAGGGCCACGGTTCCCATAGTAACGAGCAGCCAAGTGGGTTGGCCTACATAGCGCTGGGTTTTCACAACACAGGCTGAGTGAcaagtacacgcacacacaccaacacacagacacacacagttcaAAATTGGAAGAAAACACTTTTTTTAAAGTGTCATGGCCCGGGGCGGGGCTACGATAGGGGCTATCAAAAAGTTGTAATTAAGCTGTCAGTCTTTACATCTGACACCAAAAACAACAATAATCCATAAACTTACTCTGCATATTAATCCTTGAAATATTCATTTGTTCAATTATTGTGAACTGAACTCACCTTGAGAGATTAGTTGAATGTCCCGTTAGGTTACTTAATAACTTTCATGACTTCGAAAAAATAAAGAGGTCACATCTCTAGTCCCACATAGTCGATATCCAAAACTCATAATTCATCTTGGGTCCATGTTAGTTCAACGACGTTTGTTCAGCAGACTCATTTAAGATCTTCTTCATTTACAGGCGACTACAAGGTGACCGTTATCTGACGTGTTGGCGAGCTGTGCGCACAGCAGATCGCACGCTCACCATAAATAACGGACTGTATAAAAGGTGAGTCACTCGTTGACTATTCCGTTTGTATTCCATCCGTTCCCCGGTGGCGCGAGCTGTGACGGTTATTAGGTCCGTTAAAATCACTCCTGTCTGTAGCATCTCTCTGGTGCGTTTCCGTTATTTCCCCATTGTATCACGTTATATCACATCGTTGTTTTGGCAACGCTACAGCGCGCTATGAGCACTCCAAAAAAGTGTCAGGTGCACGCTTGACTTCACTCCCACACATAGCTAAATATAACAAACCCGACtaaaagttctctctctctctctctctctctctctctctctctctctctctctctctctctctctctctctctctctctctctctctctctctctctctctctctctctctctctctctctctctctctctctctctctctctctctctctctctctctctctctctttaaatctGCGGGGGATGTAAACAGCAACTTGGTTGCAGCTGTCAGCTTGAGGCTCACAGGGATGCCGCAATGCTACTTCCAAgcactgctctcctctgctcaccCACTGTCAGAAGTGCATTTACACTGGTCTTCCTCCATGCAGAGGTCAACAGTTCAGTATCCAAAGATTCCTCAATTTCTCTTATCACTTTCACAACGCAATAATAAAGTATATAATCAGACCGGCCTTTAATGTTGGTTCCTTCCAACTGCAGCAGCTTTCAACTTTTAATTGTTTACATttgacatgttagtcatttagcagatgctcttatccagagcgacatacaggagcaattagggttaagtgactTGCTAGTCATCTCAGGGATTCTAACtaccaaccttttggttactggtccaatgctcttaaccgcgaggccacctgccgcccccaaATACATTCAATCAACCGTTACAATCACATATTAATAGTGGAATCATCCATCCCCACTTTCTTGTCCTCTTCCGCCCGGCTGTCTCCTCCTGGCGGAAGGTTTCAAGGACAGGTTAAAACACAGCCTGGCCAAGCacagcaaaagtagtgcactatatatagggaatagggtgcacgataaagtctcttagcagaaCCCTATAACAGAAACCTATATTCAATACAAGGTGAAACATCTTCAGAAGAATCAAATCGAAGGGGGAAACCAGAAGGCAGCTAGAGCAGGtatgctgagaggagaggaggaggagaggaggaggaggagaggaggaggagaggaggaggagaggaggagaggaagagaggaggagagaagaggaggaggagaggagaggaggagaggaggagagtccTGAACACCGGTGAGTGTCAGGTCCACGTAACCGCTGTCTCTTTAGTTTAGTGAGTGTCTTGGtccaaaatgtcaccctattccctgtgtagtgcactactttaaaccagagtccaatgggccctagtgcactactttaaacctaagtcctatgggccctaatgcactacatagggaatagggtgccatttggggactGAGACAGGGTGTCACGTAACAGAGAAAATCCATGACTCAGCCGCATGCTGCTTTCTCCTTATACTGACATGGGGGTAATCCCCACTCTGTGaccgtgtgtgtggtgtgtgtatgtgtgtgtgggtgtgtgtgcgtgcgtgcgcgcgtgcgtgtgtgaataagattacatggacatggGGAACCtgttcctagatcagcactcctaccctgagactgTTTATTAGTACAgcccctgtactgtactgagagAGTCGTtacctggtcctagatcagcactcctaccctgagactgTTTATTAGTACAGCCCTTGTACTGTACTGAGAGAGTCGTTAGGAGCAGTGATGTTAATGAGACAATGTATTTCTTCATAGATGCCTGTAATAGAGGCTAAACATAGAAGGTTCCTGTCATCATCTCCAGtagctcatacacacacacacacacacacacacacacacacacacacacacacacacacacacacacacacacacacacacacacacacacacacacacacacacacacacacacacacacacacacacacacacacacacacacacacacacacacacacacatacacacaccccgcGTCAGTAGTGCAGATTAGTGTGTCTAATAATGTCTCAACTAGCCTAGTAACAACATGATGACCTGAATGAATGGGGCCAGTGACGGACCACAAATTGTCCCAGGTATTTCGGCCCATTTTGTTCCTCTGGGACCCCAAACCGGCCCATTTTGTTCCTCTGGGCCCCCACAGCGGCCCATTATGTTCCTCTGGGCCCCGAGACCGGGCCTTTATTTCCCTTGAAGCCTCCATTATAAGCCATATAATGGTCATTctgcagaagaagaaaaaactatCCAGACCGTCCCACTCGGCTACAGATGGAcctgcccatctggcatttgccagaattgccCAGTGGCTAATCCGTCCCTGAGTAGGGCTGAGCAGGAGAGCTCTGGGTGAATGGATTGCTATGGCTTTATACAGTGTTGGGTCTTTCTCAAACTCAAAGCACTTTGTGTTGGTGTAACTCAACTCCAATGTGTAGCAATGTGTGAAGGTGTAGTGAGCCGAAAATCAATCAGTCAATTTCAATGACTATGTGTGTCAGTTAACAACACAAACAGTTCAACAAATTGCAAATCGGGATATAAGCACCATGCAACAGGTGTGAACGATGTCGACCTCTgagcaaaggagagagagggagagagggggagagagcgaggggggagagagagtgagagagggagagagacagagagagggagggagcgggagagagagtgagagggagagacagtctgagacagagtgagagagaagataaTGACTATAGAGGAGTAGAGTGCTGGCTTGGTGATTACCTCGTCATTACCCTGCGGTTGTGAAGTATGGGACATCCCATAATCCTCCCTtccccctcactccatcccttcttctctccctccatttcatTCCATTCATCCACTCTTTCTCCTGTCTATTTTTTGTAAAGCTGGGAGGTTGACGTTTTGATCGAGCCCCCCATACGCACacgccagtacacacacacacacacacacacacacacacacacacacacagtatagtaGGTGTGCGTGTGTAGAGGGGCTAAATAGCTTGGACATTACTCTAGGTCAAAGGTCATTGTGGGTCATTCTAAGGTCATCCTCTCCTGTCTGACCTCTCCTCAACCACTTACTTACTAGTGATTAGCTGTTTTGAGATGTTAAAGTAACTTGTAAACAGTTAGTACAGGAAGTGATTAATTTGTCCATATAcattactctctccctctctttctctctctatatatatatttatctctttctttctcaccatccctctctctctccgctctctcgctgtgccttccttctccctctctctctctctctctctgctcctcccttctctctctttctctgtctctctctctatctctccagccAGAGAACCTCTCAGCACCATATagagaagggacagtattcataAAGCActgatgatctaggatcagtttggacTTTAAGATCCTCATGAATAACATTACATGGACTCTGAGACTCTTAGTGAACACAGGCCCAGATCAGTCCAGTCCAGCTCGTCTACTCTGAGACTCTTAGTGAACACAGGCCCAGATCAGCCCAGTCCAATCCAGCTACATCATTAACACCACTACAGGTGGTTTGGAGGTGGTGTGGTTCATGTGGAATAGCACCACCATGTGGAATAGCACCACCATGTGGAATAGCACCACCATGTGGAATAGCACCACCATGtggaatgtgtgagtgtgtgtttctggGGAAAACAATACAATAACCATTATCATCTCAAAAGTCAAAGTCATTATTGAGATGATTCAAATCCTTGTTATTCATCAATCATTTAAAGCAAACAACCAATCAATAAACTTGACCGTTATTCATTGGAAAGTACAATATGTTCTGTTTTAATTGAAAAACTTCATTACAATTAGTATAAAACCTATTAAACGTGGTCTTTGCACGTACATTTGTATGGCTGTCTACTCTTTAACCTGTTCCCCCTAATTAGGGGAAGGTTGGCATTTCTTGTCATGATTCTTACCCAGGAGGCAGGTCTGTAGAggggtcactagctggcacagccacaaagtcatcaaATATAACCACACTGCTGACcataatacctaaccttaacctgaaaTTAAGACCAAGAAGCACATTTagttttcatgaatgtttacgaTATAGTAAATGATGACTATAATAATATCCTGTCACACATTCCCAGTAGATGAAAAGCTGGTACTGCAGTAGTGATGTCAGCCCATTGTCTTTCCAATCCTGGTGCATTAAACTGGGTTTGCAGTTTCCCTAAGAGGATCAACACTACTGGAATAGATTAATATAGGTAAGAATCACTTTGTGGCAGAAGTGTCTGTGGATCACTTTGTGGCAGGTGTCTCATCTTGGTCTGTTCACATGCGTTTGTGGATGTAGATCACTGTCTTGCAGTTGGGGCAGCGGTGTTCTACGTCCTTACAGGAGTCAACACAGAACGGAATCCAAGAGAATATCAtgcacctagagagagagagaggggggacggacaaagagagagatagatagagagggggggtgggggacaaagagagagagcgagagagagtggggtgggggacaaagagagagatagatagagagggggggtgggggacaaagagagagagcgagagagagtggggtgggggacaaagagagagatagatagatagagagggggggtgggggacaaagagagagagcgagagagagtggggtgggggacaaagagagagatagatagatagagagggggggtgggggacaaagagagagagcgagagagaggggggtgggggacaaagagagagagagatagatagagagggggggtgggggacaaagagagagagcgagagagagtggggtgggggacaaagagagagatagatagatagagagggggggtgggggacaaagagagaaagtgagagagaggatatttagtgtgtgtgagagaaaaaaaGCTACAAATACTATGTGTGTGTATTCctgtatgtacgtgtgtgtgtattcctgtatgtacatgtgtgtgtgtgtcggcccGTGTGTGTGTCAACTCACAGGAAGCAGAAGAGGACTCCACAGATGAGCCAGGCGAGACTCCCAGCGATGTGTGTGGTCTCTGTCAGAACCTGGACCTGACAGTGGGGACACGTCATCTGGCCGGGTACGTCTCTAGGCAGCGGCTGCTGCATCACCACAACCTGGGTTACTGCAGAGGGAGGAGAATACTGGTTAGAACCAGATATAACTGGTCAGAACcggatagaacagaacagaagcacCACCTGGATTATTGCAGAGGGAGGAGAATACTGGTTAGAACCAGATATAACTGGTCAGAACCGGATAGAACAAGACAGAACCACCACCTGGGTTATTGCAGAGGGAGGAGAATACTGGTTAGAACTGGTCAGAACGGGATAGAATAGGACAGAACCACCACTTGGGTTActgcagagggaaggagggagggaatacTGGCCAGAACCAGATAGAATCAGATAACTGGACAGGACCATATAGAACCCCTTAGGATGGAGTAATACTATAGTAATACTTGACAGGACAGGACTGAACAGGACTGGACAGAACCATGTAAAACCCCTTAGGATGcagtaatactatagtaataCTGGATAGAACTGGATAGAACTGGACAGGACTGGACCATATAGAACCCCTTAGGATGGAGTAATACTATAGTAATACTTGACAGAACTGGATAGGACTGGACTGTACAGGACCATATAGAACCCCTTAGGATGGAGTAATACTATAGTAATACTGGACAGGACTGGAGAGGACCATATAGAACCCCTTAAGATGGAGTAATACTATAGTAATACTTGATATAACTGGACAGGACTGGACCATATAGAACCCCTTAAGATGGAGTAATACTATAGTAATACTTGATATAACTGGACAGGACTGGACCATATATAACCCCTTAGGATGGAGTAATACTATAGTAATACTTGATATAACTGGACAGGACTGGACCATATAGAACCCCTTAGGGTGGAGTAATACTATAGTAATACTTGATATAACTGGACAGGACTGGAGAGGACCATATAGAACCCCTTAGGGTGGAGTAATACTATAGTAATACTTGATAtaactggacaggacaggactggACCATATAGAACCCCTTAGGATGGAGTAATACTATAGTAATACTTGATATAACTGGACAGGACTGGACCATATAGAAGCCCTTAGGGTGGAGTAATACTATAGTAATACTTGATATAACTGGACAGGACTGGAGAGGACCATATAGAACCCCTTAGGGTGGAGTAATACTATAGTAATACTTGATAtaactggacaggacaggactggACCATATAGAACCCCTTAGGATGGAGTAATACTATAGTAATACTTGATATAACTGGACAGGACTGGACCATATAGAACCCCTTAGGGTGGAGTAATACTATAGTAATACTGGATAGAACTGGACAGGACCATATAGAACCCCTTAGGATGGAGTAATACTATAGTAATACTTGATATAACTGGACAGGACTGGAGAGGACCATATAGAACCCCTTAGGGTGGAGTAATACTATAGTAATACTTGATATAACTGGACAGGACTGGACCATATAGAACCCCTTAGGGTGGAGTAATACTATAGTAATACTGGATAGAACTGGACAGGACTGGACTATATAGAACCCCTTAGGGTGGAGTAATACTATAGTAATACTTGATATAACTGGACAGGACTGGAGAGGACCATATAGAACCCCTTAGGGTGGAGTAATACTATAGTAATACTTGATATAACTGGACAGGACTGGACCATATAGAACCCCTTAGGGTGGAGTAATACTATAGTAATACTTGATATAACTGGACAGGACTGGAGAGGACCATATAGAACCCCTTAGGATggagtaatactatagtatcaaatcaaatcaagtttattttatatagcccttcgtacatcagcgaatatctcgaagtgctgtacagaaacccagcctaaaaccccaaacagcaagcaatgcaggtgtagaagcacggtggctaggaaaaactccctagaaaggccaaaacctaggaagaaacctagagaggaaccaggctatgaggggtggccagtcctcttctggctgtgccgggtggagattataacagaacatggccaagatgttcaaaatgttcataagggacaagcatggtcaaataataatcaggaataaatgtcagttggcttttcatagccgatcattaagagttgaaaacagcaggtctgggacaggtaggggttccataaccgcaggcagaacagttgaaactggaatagcagcaaggccaggtggactggggacagcaaggagtcatcatgcccggtagtcctg
The DNA window shown above is from Salvelinus fontinalis isolate EN_2023a chromosome 40, ASM2944872v1, whole genome shotgun sequence and carries:
- the gprc5bb gene encoding G protein-coupled receptor, class C, group 5, member Bb, with the protein product MALSPVLLFLLSLIGCGHSQDDIIDPGLAPPPPLGCGVNVDPLYRTLCDLESVWGVVLEAVACGGAITSLVLSVVLLAKRHSILDPDRRSGLGPLLLLLASLLVLFSLSLVFLVGRNEALCVVRRVLWGPLFALCFSCLLAQAVRLKRLVSGKSSPKGSSLAGLGMALALVQGIISGEWLLLTVVREGHGACDYPPLDFALVCSYALGLLLMALGLSLAVVLCGGEGGEDEAEEGSDGGCERRWKCNAVWLFLSCLASLLLWVSWLVLYLYGDMVLRGARTGGGEGRRLDWDEPALAVALVAQGWILLLFHAIPEAHLCLRDPPVPIQQDYFDTSQPQQPCFQQEVPLPTHTLTHRPYADNQTYSIEEHSAALRGGSYHNGHGGMRPGIPFRGHMYQPTEMALVMNGGTMPTAPVNYTGRQLW